A single Clostridia bacterium DNA region contains:
- a CDS encoding response regulator transcription factor, producing the protein MWAYCGSVVGGTEAQRAGIGASIGGHPDLHVLGGWEKAKGLKEVRHLHPDVIIYWLDDSQADPGRIQALKSACPFTLVIALVDLSKVSVETVLEAPIDGCLRVGTAPRHLRQTIDLVHQPS; encoded by the coding sequence ATGTGGGCTTATTGCGGATCTGTAGTCGGGGGTACGGAAGCCCAGCGAGCCGGCATCGGGGCTAGTATTGGCGGCCATCCCGATCTCCATGTCTTAGGCGGCTGGGAGAAGGCCAAGGGGCTGAAGGAGGTTCGCCATCTACACCCCGACGTGATCATCTACTGGTTGGATGACAGCCAAGCTGATCCCGGTCGCATCCAAGCGCTGAAGAGCGCTTGTCCTTTCACTTTAGTCATTGCCCTGGTTGATTTGTCCAAGGTGAGTGTGGAGACGGTTTTGGAGGCGCCAATTGATGGTTGCTTGCGGGTAGGTACGGCACCCCGGCACTTGCGCCAGACTATTGATCTGGTTCACCAGCCAAGCTGA
- the rpsT gene encoding 30S ribosomal protein S20 produces MPNIKSAAKRAELARVRTLRNSAIKSRMKTAIRKFNAALASKDKQQAWDSLIQAVIAIDKAQAQGTIHKNAAARYKSGLYRRYNSVMQ; encoded by the coding sequence ATGCCCAACATCAAGTCCGCAGCCAAACGAGCCGAGCTGGCCCGGGTCCGAACCCTACGCAACTCTGCTATCAAGTCGCGGATGAAGACCGCCATTCGCAAGTTCAATGCTGCGCTAGCCAGCAAAGATAAGCAGCAAGCTTGGGATTCCCTCATCCAAGCGGTTATTGCCATCGACAAGGCCCAAGCCCAAGGCACCATCCATAAGAATGCCGCTGCCCGGTATAAATCCGGCCTCTACCGCCGGTACAACTCGGTTATGCAATAG
- the holA gene encoding DNA polymerase III subunit delta has protein sequence MHFQEALNLVRRGNLASAYLLEGQEDYLAQEFIGAIKAQALTAGTEDFNLSVYELEQATWQDILATANTPPILSSRRLLIVKGSRHPEEVESRALESYLAAPNPSTCLVWWYGGKPDLRRQAFRSFAIVQLDTSRDQAMAWARRWAKEAGHELEPQAWTELWSQVGSPIDLTRLRQEMEKLFAFAGDAKVITPTMVREVLSSKGETSVFKLLDAVGEKNLIKALAALDDILAWGEPPVRVAFMLARQVRLLLWTKLAFELKEQPEELKLKPFEREKLQRQSRLFSPEQLARSLERLLELDLALKGGAEPKEALELAVIDLCA, from the coding sequence ATGCATTTCCAGGAGGCTCTCAATCTGGTGCGCCGAGGGAATCTCGCCAGCGCTTACCTTTTAGAAGGGCAGGAGGACTACCTGGCCCAGGAATTTATCGGGGCAATAAAAGCCCAGGCGCTGACCGCGGGCACCGAGGATTTTAATCTCTCCGTTTATGAACTGGAACAGGCGACCTGGCAGGACATCTTGGCGACCGCCAATACCCCACCCATCTTGTCCTCCCGTCGGCTGCTGATAGTGAAGGGTAGCCGCCACCCCGAGGAGGTTGAAAGCCGGGCGCTGGAATCCTACCTGGCCGCTCCCAATCCCTCTACTTGCTTAGTTTGGTGGTATGGGGGAAAACCGGATCTACGCCGCCAGGCCTTTCGTTCCTTTGCGATCGTCCAGCTGGATACTAGCCGCGATCAAGCTATGGCTTGGGCCCGCCGCTGGGCTAAGGAAGCCGGCCACGAGCTTGAACCTCAGGCCTGGACTGAGCTGTGGTCCCAGGTGGGTTCTCCTATTGATCTGACCCGCTTGCGCCAAGAGATGGAGAAGCTGTTTGCCTTTGCCGGAGATGCCAAAGTAATCACCCCAACTATGGTGCGGGAGGTCTTAAGTTCCAAGGGCGAGACCAGCGTGTTTAAGCTTTTGGATGCGGTGGGGGAGAAAAACCTCATTAAGGCTTTAGCAGCCTTAGACGACATCCTGGCTTGGGGCGAGCCTCCGGTGCGGGTGGCCTTCATGTTAGCCCGGCAGGTACGGCTCCTGTTGTGGACTAAGCTAGCTTTTGAGCTCAAGGAGCAGCCCGAGGAGTTAAAGCTAAAACCGTTTGAGCGGGAAAAGCTACAAAGGCAATCCCGGCTTTTTAGCCCCGAGCAATTAGCAAGAAGCTTAGAGCGCCTGCTTGAGCTCGACTTGGCCCTTAAGGGGGGAGCAGAACCCAAGGAGGCGCTGGAGCTGGCTGTAATTGACCTATGTGCATAG
- a CDS encoding 2-hydroxyacyl-CoA dehydratase, with translation MGGLDLNAGLEQLLRQIDPYLSHAPSIAYFCTYVPPEVIAACGARPMRIFGLPKPPLQADRLLPRNLCPYVRSCLETLMAPGTIQGPIAGAIFAGSCNAMMQLAEAWRKYAAKGQGFFFYLDLPHKSTVGARDHYAHNLRALARSLSAFLTEEYGQPLLSEPELDLRIRLAIEQYQEVRRSLVGLYQLRRRQDIHLQPGLVEEAVAAAMSYQPKAFLKAWENSGISLAIQHATGQLGDDRCFGNDHKVRLLCTGSIFWPAWLRFLDQNGAEVVYEDCCLGIRPLLLAEGESGGVACPQGGLEGPAPARPDDPWKWLASSYLTKVPCSRMLSSAQRADRLLSAVKEYRAQAVIYYALKFCDFALYDYPYFKEKLAQAKVPLLYLESDYTISALGQQATRVEAFMEMLAIGQAGAR, from the coding sequence TTGGGTGGGTTGGATTTAAATGCTGGCCTCGAGCAGCTACTTCGGCAAATAGACCCATATCTTAGCCATGCTCCGTCCATAGCTTACTTCTGCACCTATGTGCCGCCGGAAGTAATTGCCGCTTGCGGTGCTCGGCCGATGCGCATTTTTGGCCTTCCCAAGCCTCCTCTTCAGGCCGACCGCTTGTTGCCGCGAAACCTCTGCCCCTACGTTCGTAGCTGCCTGGAAACTCTAATGGCCCCTGGTACCATTCAGGGCCCTATCGCCGGCGCCATCTTCGCCGGCTCATGCAATGCCATGATGCAGCTGGCCGAAGCCTGGCGAAAGTACGCAGCCAAAGGGCAAGGGTTCTTTTTCTATCTGGATCTCCCTCATAAGAGCACGGTGGGGGCAAGAGACCATTATGCTCACAATCTTAGGGCACTGGCCCGGTCACTCTCCGCCTTTCTAACCGAGGAATACGGCCAGCCTTTGCTATCAGAACCAGAGCTAGACCTAAGGATACGTTTAGCCATTGAGCAATACCAAGAAGTACGTCGAAGCCTGGTGGGGCTCTATCAACTTCGCCGACGCCAAGACATCCATCTTCAACCTGGGTTGGTGGAAGAAGCAGTGGCTGCCGCCATGAGTTACCAACCTAAAGCTTTCCTCAAAGCCTGGGAAAACAGCGGCATCTCCCTAGCCATTCAACACGCTACCGGTCAACTTGGCGATGATCGTTGTTTCGGCAACGACCATAAGGTGCGCCTTCTTTGCACCGGCAGCATCTTCTGGCCAGCTTGGCTTCGGTTTCTAGACCAAAACGGTGCCGAAGTGGTCTACGAGGATTGTTGCCTGGGGATCCGCCCTCTGCTTTTGGCCGAAGGCGAAAGCGGAGGCGTGGCCTGCCCGCAGGGTGGCTTGGAAGGGCCTGCACCGGCCCGCCCAGATGATCCCTGGAAGTGGCTGGCTAGCTCCTATTTGACTAAGGTACCCTGTAGCCGCATGCTCTCCTCCGCCCAGCGAGCGGATAGGCTGCTTTCAGCAGTCAAGGAATATCGAGCCCAAGCGGTGATCTATTATGCCCTCAAATTCTGTGACTTTGCCCTCTACGACTACCCGTACTTCAAGGAAAAGTTGGCCCAGGCTAAGGTGCCATTGCTTTATCTGGAAAGCGACTACACCATTAGCGCTCTGGGGCAACAAGCTACCCGAGTCGAGGCTTTCATGGAGATGCTGGCTATCGGTCAGGCAGGTGCTCGGTAA
- a CDS encoding 2-hydroxyacyl-CoA dehydratase — translation MASFNSVVRNQLVRWGPKMLGYRFTYRLARWLLALSRALEPRGSSRAAGWLTAQAMLDLALDQAEAAYAQGKAIWTTAFFPTELVYAFDFMPLPIEVVAAVIASMGLAPQMLNQADREWYSHDLCSFHRCAYGCARLGYLPRPRAMLSSSAICDGGPKLFRNLEHLEQEGMAASTSAPAHFLLDVPVLTGTDDLTSAVAYVADQLKEASAFLEELAGHRLSLEKLKQSLWLSNQARQWAVSANQLRQRYPGAISGQVTLNLLAVVFGGFGSDRARKVYQTLYQEIASSSPRPTRESELSRLLWLHVPPYYPHDIITSLEKELGAVIAFEELNDVYWPPLDLERPWESLAHKVLAHPSYGPPVRRLEHILRLAEDYHVDGVIQYSNWGCHQAGGSALMIQQALREQGLPMLVIDGDCVDPRDQSPEQVRTRLESFMEVLKGRQQSEVSSRH, via the coding sequence ATGGCCAGTTTTAACTCGGTAGTCCGCAACCAACTGGTCCGTTGGGGTCCAAAGATGCTGGGATACCGGTTCACTTACCGGCTAGCCAGGTGGCTTTTGGCCCTGTCTCGTGCCCTGGAGCCAAGGGGGAGCTCGCGAGCGGCAGGCTGGTTGACTGCCCAGGCCATGCTAGACCTGGCCCTCGACCAGGCTGAGGCCGCCTACGCTCAGGGGAAAGCAATTTGGACCACCGCTTTCTTCCCCACCGAGTTAGTTTATGCCTTTGACTTCATGCCCCTTCCCATCGAGGTAGTAGCGGCAGTAATCGCGTCCATGGGGTTGGCACCCCAGATGCTGAACCAAGCTGATAGAGAATGGTACTCCCATGACCTCTGTTCGTTTCACCGCTGTGCCTATGGTTGTGCCCGCTTGGGGTACCTACCCCGCCCCCGGGCCATGCTCTCCAGCAGCGCCATCTGTGATGGCGGCCCTAAGCTGTTTCGCAACCTGGAGCATCTCGAGCAGGAGGGCATGGCGGCTTCCACTTCCGCCCCAGCTCATTTCCTGCTCGACGTTCCGGTGCTGACTGGTACAGATGACCTTACTAGCGCCGTAGCCTATGTAGCAGACCAGCTTAAGGAGGCCAGCGCCTTTCTTGAGGAGCTCGCCGGCCATCGGCTCAGTCTAGAAAAGCTTAAGCAGTCCTTGTGGCTATCCAATCAGGCCCGCCAATGGGCGGTCAGCGCCAACCAGCTGCGGCAGCGCTACCCAGGAGCTATCTCCGGGCAGGTGACCTTGAACCTATTGGCGGTAGTCTTTGGCGGCTTTGGCTCGGACCGAGCTCGAAAGGTTTACCAGACCCTATACCAGGAAATCGCCTCCTCAAGCCCCAGACCGACCCGGGAATCCGAGCTCTCTCGGCTGCTCTGGCTGCATGTGCCGCCTTACTACCCCCACGATATCATCACATCCTTGGAGAAGGAGTTGGGCGCGGTTATTGCTTTTGAGGAACTGAACGACGTTTACTGGCCGCCCCTGGACCTGGAGCGGCCCTGGGAGAGCTTGGCCCATAAAGTCCTGGCCCACCCCAGCTACGGTCCCCCAGTCCGGCGCCTTGAGCACATCTTGCGCCTGGCCGAAGACTACCATGTTGATGGCGTAATCCAGTACTCCAACTGGGGGTGCCACCAAGCTGGGGGCAGCGCCCTCATGATCCAGCAGGCCTTGCGCGAACAAGGCCTACCTATGCTGGTAATCGATGGCGACTGCGTGGATCCCAGGGACCAGAGCCCAGAACAAGTCCGTACGCGGCTGGAAAGCTTTATGGAAGTCTTGAAAGGAAGGCAGCAAAGTGAAGTTAGTAGCCGGCATTGA